One Ogataea parapolymorpha DL-1 chromosome VI, whole genome shotgun sequence DNA window includes the following coding sequences:
- a CDS encoding Transcription factor tau subunit — MPFNELAPQYELNVPSYLSIEYPLNVKNVSKAIGMVGGREKIAQCFIEPEMRLELKLRPDDVYSHPVSSEKCDTTENMLMRLSLPKKVLQKHNYNVQAALKECEENNITYGSSVEGILNKTYKFRQLADFQTVHKNSPFTNQFLDSVGKADLEKIKQFADYIEKDHQVQSKFENKDLDLPPLVRYARVDIPYNYRYVGNLLIDENGELTRDSVKLHTIFVDWGEKVPTSYNPALQKELDRCVQEVESLKERGLERLVPDSPAFSLLRCIEILKKLFDMKPIWLRRHISWMLPSRLRPQLRFALPYVAFTTKKGPWRQSYIKLGYDPTLHKEAVDYQVEAFRMSSKSFTMTEMERMVEAGEEPLVVPPTLASHEAEFDDPDSEISQLGIGKVPKQLFYDGVSPTCAVSFQIGDMADEDVRKILKDAHIQDQCLEATGWLDWVTVCRIRGVIKYKLECIDKGKNFDVDKVQAIMTRTSYPFNDYKGLVPREDDDNEEENEQPEAVDTNIAKDDLITRLKVFNSQNSHILDELTGLLKQESFMDAGRR, encoded by the coding sequence ATGCCTTTCAACGAGCTTGCGCCGCAATACGAGCTCAATGTCCCGAGCTATCTTTCCATTGAGTACCCGCTAAATGTGAAGAACGTGTCAAAGGCAATTGGCATGGTGGGCGGGCGAGAGAAAATAGCACAATGTTTTATCGAGCCAGAAATGAGACTCGAGCTTAAACTGCGGCCTGACGACGTATATTCGCATCCTGTCTCCTCTGAGAAGTGTGACACCACCGAGAACATGCTCATGAGGCTGAGTCTGCCCAAGAAagtgctccagaaacacaacTATAACGTGCAGGCCGCTCTAAAAGAATGCGAGGAAAATAACATCACCTACGGCTCTAGCGTGGAAGGgattctcaacaaaacTTATAAATTCCGCCAGCTTGCCGACTTCCAGACTGTTCACAAGAACTCGCCGTTCACAAACCAGTTTCTGGACTCTGTCGGGAAAGCcgatctggaaaaaattaagCAGTTTGCGGATTACATTGAAAAAGACCATCAGGTGCAGTCCAAGTTCGAAAACAAAGATCTCGATTTGCCGCCGCTAGTCAGGTACGCGCGCGTGGATATTCCTTATAACTACAGATATGTTGGAAACCTCTTAATTGACGAGAACGGTGAGCTGACTCGGGACAGTGTCAAGCTGCACACTATATTCGTGGACTGGGGAGAAAAAGTGCCAACATCATACAATCCAGCActccaaaaagagctggacaGGTGTGTTCAGGAGGTGGAAAGCTTGAAGGAGCGCGGTTTGGAGCGTCTGGTGCCGGATTCGCCAGCCTTCAGTCTGCTGCGTTGCATCGAGAtcctgaaaaaattatttgaCATGAAACCGATTTGGCTACGAAGACATATTAGCTGGATGCTACCATCGCGCCTACGACCTCAATTGAGGTTTGCACTGCCGTATGTTGCTTTCACCACCAAGAAGGGTCCTTGGCGACAGTCGTACATTAAGCTGGGCTACGATCCAACGCTACATAAAGAAGCTGTTGATTATCAGGTAGAGGCATTCAGAATGAGCAGCAAATCGTTTACAATGACAGAGATGGAGCGAATGGTGGAGGCGGGCGAGGAACCGCTCGTAGTGCCACCGACGCTGGCAAGCCACGAGGCCGAGTTTGACGATCCCGATTCCGAAATCAGCCAGCTCGGTATAGGTAAAGTGCCCAAACAGCTATTCTACGACGGAGTGAGCCCTACGTGTGCCGTTTCGTTCCAAATTGGAGACATGGCGGATGAGGACGTCAGGAAAATCCTGAAAGATGCCCATATCCAGGACCAGTGTCTGGAAGCCACGGGATGGCTCGATTGGGTAACGGTGTGTCGAATCCGGGGAGTTATAAAATACAAGCTGGAATGTATTGATAAGGGAAAAAACTTTGATGTTGACAAAGTGCAAGCGATAATGACCAGGACCAGCTATCCATTCAACGATTACAAAGGCCTAGTGCCGCGTGAAGATGACGACAATGAGGAAGAAAACGAGCAACCAGAAGCCGTTGACACCAACATTGCCAAGGACGATCTGATCACACGGCTAAAGGTGTTCAACTCTCAGAACAGCCACATTCTGGACGAATTGACAGGCCTACTCAAGCAGGAATCGTTCATGGACGCTGGTAGACGGTAA
- a CDS encoding 60S ribosomal protein L14: MSTETSVKASNWRLVQVGRVVLVNNKLATIVEIIDQKRVLIDGPAIQRQSISLGKTVLTPLVLEGLPRGARTATVSKKWTAADIDAKWAKTSWAKKIAQRERRSQLTDFERFQVLVLKKQRNYAVKKAIAKA; the protein is encoded by the coding sequence ATGTCTACTGAAACCAGCGTCAAGGCTTCCAACTGGAGACTCGTCCAAGTCGGCAGAGTCGTTCTCGTGAACAACAAGCTCGCCACCATCGTTGAGATCATCGACCAAAAGAGAGTCCTCATTGATGGCCCAGCTATCCAAAGACAATCCATCTCCCTCGGAAAGACCGTTTTGACCCCATTGGTCCTCGAAGGCCTTCCAAGAGGCGCAAGAACCGCCACCGTCTCTAAGAAATGGACTGCTGCAGACATCGACGCCAAATGGGCCAAGACCTCGTGGGCTAAGAAGATCGcccaaagagaaagaagatcGCAACTCACAGACTTTGAAAGATTCCAAGtcttggtgttgaagaaacagagaaACTACGCTGTGAAGAAGGCTATTGCCAAGGCCTAA
- a CDS encoding sorting nexin 3 has translation MNHFEEENVWNDDATPGAGQSVSVLFNPDDNPYASEFTGADMDEVDFRTESNIYNELTDTMRSVHIGKEELEETAERTDSGGDPEPAQEPAEDAIDETQQALQIEQAKQKNKQLLSSLVAGEEENSTWAQSILSDTPNADERLFTAGNEGPLDGVLDFNAPKSPPKISDDQPRPEPVTSPNKKTRVFRPRRARRKSADTANAADPLSTKTEESQTESVGSRKENLIAAVDKPLFDIKRGASPVKPSLKTPATPEPADHFEIIVGDPIKVGELTNAHIVYSITTKTKSSLLKSETTTVTRRYRDFLWLYNQLMNNHPGYIIPPPPEKQAYGRFDEKFIENRRLALEKMLNKIARVSVFQKDYDFIVFLQSERFAAESKEREFIYYHGGSSGDDQSISAGDDGANDFSASSIINTATGGSNGGFLSSLISISTPKYVENDQFIIEKQNYIESLDQQLRSLSRTLDMIVEKREDVITSMNELILIIQELADLEINAELSELFANYEELQSKVKELLERTNLQQILTLGTTIDEYIRTIGSIRNCFEMRFKLCTNIVNLQSQHSKKQKNLIKFKSKNHNQFDKIKKYEDELANMENTIARQEEFKTEFNKNFKRELDKFEFEKVDEFRSTIEIYWEGLIESQKELIELWESFYDKCNFQDE, from the coding sequence atGAACCATTTCGAAGAGGAAAACGTCTGGAACGACGACGCCACGCCGGGCGCGGGCCAGAGCGTGAGCGTGCTGTTTAATCCGGACGACAACCCGTACGCCAGCGAGTTTACCGGCGCAGACATGGACGAGGTTGACTTCCGCACAGAGTCGAACAtctacaacgagctcaccGACACGATGCGGTCGGTCCATATCggcaaggaggagctggaagagacCGCAGAGCGCACAGACAGCGGAGGTGACCCGGAGCCAGCGCAGGAGCCTGCTGAGGATGCAATTGACGAGACACAGCAGGCACTGCAGATCGAGCAGGCCAAGCAGAAGAACAAGCAGCTGCTGTCGTCATTGGTGGCCGGCGAGGAGGAAAACAGCACGTGGGCGCAGTCAATTCTGTCCGACACGCCCAATGCCGACGAGCGGCTGTTCACGGCCGGCAACGAAGGCCCGTTGGACGGCGTTCTTGACTTCAATGCTCCTAAATCGCCGCCAAAAATCAGCGATGACCAGCCAAGGCCAGAACCCGTGACCTCGCCAAATAAGAAGACCAGAGTGTTCCGTCCACGCAGGGCGCGTCGAAAGAGCGCGGATACCGCCAATGCGGCTGATCCGCTGTCTACCAAGACGGAAGAGTCCCAGACAGAGTCTGTGGGGTCGAGGAAGGAGAATCTGATTGCGGCGGTGGACAAGCCGCTTTTCGATATCAAAAGAGGCGCCAGCCCTGTGAAGCCGTCGCTCAAGACGCCTGCGACGCCAGAGCCGGCAGACCATTTTGAGATTATTGTTGGCGACCCGATCAAGGTTGGCGAGCTCACCAACGCGCACATCGTGTACTCGATCACAACGAAAACCAAGTCGAGTCTTCTCAAGAGTGAGACGACGACGGTGACTCGGCGATACAGGGATTTCCTCTGGCTGTACAACCAGCTTATGAACAACCATCCCGGCTACATTATTCCTCCGCCGCCGGAGAAGCAGGCGTATGGCCGTTTTGACGAGAAGTTCATTGAGAACAGACGGCTTGCGCTCGAGAAAatgctcaacaagatcgcACGCGTGTCcgttttccagaaagacTACGACTTCATTGTGTTTCTGCAGAGCGAGCGGTTTGCGGCCGAGTCGAAGGAGCGGGAGTTTATATACTACCATGGCGGCAGCAGCGGAGACGACCAGTCGATCAGTGCGGGTGACGACGGCGCGAACGACTTCTCAGCCTCGTCGATCATCAATACGGCCACTGGCGGCTCGAACGGCGGGTTTCTGAGCTCGCTGATCAGCATCAGCACGCCGAAATATGTGGAGAACGACCAGTTCATCATCGAAAAGCAGAACTATATCGAGAGCctggaccagcagctgcggtCGCTGTCGAGGACGCTGGATATGATCGTCGAGAAGCGCGAGGACGTGATCACGTCGatgaacgagctgatccTGATTATCCAGGAACTGGCCGATCTAGAGATCAACGCAgagctgagcgagctgTTTGCAAACTACGAGGAACTGCAGTCGAAGgtgaaagagctgctggaacgGACAAATTTGCAGCAGATCCTGACGCTCGGAacgacgatcgacgagtaTATCCGGACGATCGGGTCGATTCGCAACTGTTTCGAGATGCGGTTCAAGCTGTGCACCAACATTGTGAATTTGCAGAGCCAGCACTcaaaaaaacagaagaacCTCATCAAGTTCAAGTCCAAGAACCATAACcagttcgacaagatcaagaagtACGAGGATGAGCTGGCCAATATGGAGAACACGATTGCTCGGCAGGAGGAGTTCAAAACcgagttcaacaagaacTTCAAGCGCGAGCTCGACAAGTtcgagtttgagaaggtCGACGAGTTCCGAAGCACCATCGAGATCTACTGGGAGGGCCTGATCGAGAGCCAGaaggagctgatcgagcTTTGGGAGTCGTTTTACGATAAATGCAATTTCCAGGATGAATAA
- a CDS encoding F-actin-capping protein subunit alpha: protein MSLQSIVASMIDDAPPGNNLNLINDIKILLNKEDSRRIIAENLEQFHLNKDFKLVKINGSDFALVSKYNKKGAKFFDPVLNITFDYDFDALKVIDVEAGQTPVSDEVESYNKEFAEYCAKHYPTFYKSLVIADESDPAVFYFVIVDENLNDANFYNGRWQSFYKYNSSTKQLTGEISVKIHYYEDGNVILNSGTKVSEQAGSSVVDTIAKAETAFETAVFSKFANLNEDLFKNLRRQLPINRSKVRWGDAIGNYKLGQDVVGGRH, encoded by the coding sequence ATGTCTTTGCAGTCTATCGTTGCGTCGATGATCGACGATGCCCCTCCGGGCAACAATCTTAACCTTATCAATGACATCAAAATACTGCTGAACAAGGAAGATTCGCGCAGGATCATTGCTGAGAACCTGGAACAATTCCATCTCAACAAGGACTTCAAGCTCGTCAAGATAAACGGCAGCGACTTTGCATTGGTTTCGAAATACAACAAGAAGGGCGCCAAATTCTTCGACCCGGTGCTCAATATCACTTTTGACTACGATTTCGACGCGCTCAAGGTGATAGACGTCGAAGCCGGCCAGACTCCAGTTTCCGACGAGGTTGAAAGCTACAACAAGGAATTCGCCGAGTACTGCGCCAAACACTATCCGACTTTCTACAAGTCGCTCGTGATTGCAGACGAAAGCGACCCGGCAGTTTTCTACTTCGTAATTGTGGACGAGAATCTGAACGACGCAAACTTCTATAATGGAAGATGGCAATCGTTCTACAAGTACAACTCGAGCACCAAACAATTAACCGGGGAAATCAGCGTTAAGATCCACTATTATGAGGACGGAAACGTGATTCTGAACTCAGGAACCAAGGTCAGCGAACAGGCCGGCTCCTCCGTGGTGGACACCATAGCCAAGGCCGAGACCGCTTTCGAGACCGCTGTGTTCAGCAAGTTCGCTAACTTGAACGAAGACCTCTTCAAGAACCTGAGAAGACAGCTGCCAATTAACCGGTCGAAAGTCAGATGGGGAGATGCCATTGGGAACTATAAACTTGGCCAGGACGTTGTTGGGGGAAGACACTGA
- a CDS encoding elongation factor EF-1 alpha subunit — MGGFDDDDLHDYENEDLGFDEDALNDDEYDQLYDALPKLKALAKNYQVDEKALKEILWSNYFSVEDSFEEVKQNYKREYDEYVWVVPDGERPMSKLELLAQQRRERTGLRGLRSEGREGLSGLLGRVKDTPKRERVRRPRPTETKQEEQTTAPKPDEQGVEEIQKPEETEPICLLPPLPSTTSFNILTTTPSSLISLLFVRPTEPPSPLPNISLYTNSDLAKKAAANFAKPGPDDRKVENLTEKVAKIKIKEPKPVASKPKQKINIDAELAKKNSKPNLSFVVIGHVDSGKSTLIGRLLYDLGIVDSKTLHKLTKESDAMGKSSFSLAWIMDQTQEERSRGVTVDICQTQIETPTQKFTIIDSPGHKDYVPQMINGVSQADLAVMNIDANSFESGFSNQGQTKEHLTIAKSLGIERCVVTINKLDVTQWSQTVYDAICDQIRQFLVDELAYDAANLVFVPTSGFLGDNVVKPSKNLSWYTGPTLMQVLEQENRAVSHVVDKKSPFVMVISDIQESSKNDELVISGRINSGIIQPGESVSISPSQEVAVVDSISITASSVGSSVIKHDLQKLAQEGEFVELKLKKLASCENIKIGDVVTLASNVLQPVKKFKCELNLFNIERPLLVGTPFVLFKNGISVPSRLSEIESIVTKDGRSKKRRHLSSNNKAVVVVELLERELPLLTVAQHHKLGRVVVRKDGLSIGAGKILELVA; from the exons ATGGGGGGCTTcgatgacgacgacttGCACGATTACGAAAACGAGGATTTGGGGTTTGACGAAGACGCGTTGAACGATGACGAATACGACCAATTGTACGACGCTCTTCCCAAACTCAAGGCCCTTGCGAAGAATTACCAGGTCGACGAAAAGGCGTTGAAAGAAATCCTATGGAGCAATTATTTCAGCGTAGAAGACTCCTTTGAGGAGGTGAAGCAGAACTACAAGCGTGAGTATGATGAGTACGTGTGGGTGGTCCCTGACGGTG AACGGCCAATGTCTaagctggagctgctggcacAGCAACGCAGAGAACGCACGGGCCTGCGCGGGCTCAGGAGCGAGGGCAGAGAGGGTTTGTCTGGTCTTCTTGGGAGGGTCAAGGATACGCCAAAACGGGAGAGAGTCAGAAGGCCTAGACCGACTGAGACCAAACAGGAGGAGCAAACTactgctccaaaaccgGATGAACAGGGGGTTGAGGAAATACAGAAACCGGAGGAGACCGAGCCCATCTGCCTACTTCCTCCGCTTCCGTCTACCACATCATTTAACATACTGACTACCACTCCGTCCAGCCTAATTTCTCTCCTTTTTGTGCGCCCCACAGAGCCACCGTCTCCGTTGCCCAATATCAGTCTATATACTAACTCCGATCTAGCGAAGAAAGCCGCTGCAAATTTTGCGAAGCCGGGCCCCGACGACCGCAAAGTGGAGAATCTCACAGAGAAGGTGGCTAAGATCAAGATAAAAGAGCCAAAGCCGGTGGCATCGAAGccgaaacagaaaattAATATTGACGCAGAACTGgcgaagaaaaacagcaaGCCAAATTTGTCGTTTGTCGTGATCGGCCACGTCGACTCCGGCAAGTCCACGCTGATCGGCCGGCTGCTATACGATCTGGGCATTGTCGACTCCAAGACGCTGCACAAGCTCACTAAAGAGAGCGACGCGATGGGCAAGTCGTCGTTCTCGCTCGCCTGGATTATGGACCAGACGCAGGAGGAGCGTTCCCGAGGCGTCACCGTCGACATTTGTCAGACACAGATCGAGACCCCAACGCAGAAGTTTACCATTATCGACTCTCCGGGCCATAAAGACTACGTTCCGCAGATGATCAACGGTGTGAGCCAGGCCGACCTAGCGGTCATGAACATCGACGCAAACTCGTTCGAAAGCGGTTTCAGCAACCAGGGCCAGACCAAAGAGCACCTGACCATTGCCAAAAGTCTCGGCATCGAGCGGTGTGTGGTGACtatcaacaagctggacgttACGCAGTGGTCGCAGACGGTGTACGACGCGATCTGCGACCAGATTAGACAGTTTCTagtcgacgagctggcgtACGACGCGGCGAACCTGGTTTTTGTGCCGACGTCGGGTTTCCTCGGCGACAACGTTGTCAAGCCAAGCAAGAATCTGTCGTGGTACACGGGTCCGACGCTGATGCAAGTTTTAGAGCAGGAAAATAGAGCAGTCAGTCACGTGGTGGACAAGAAATCGCCTTTTGTCATGGTAATCAGCGACATCCAAGAGTCCAGCAAGAACGATGAGCTGGTGATCAGCGGGCGGATCAACTCGGGCATCATCCAGCCCGGCGAGAGCGTGAGCATTTCTCCGAGCCAGGAGGTGGCCGTCGTGGACTCGATCTCGATCACGGCGTCGAGCGTCGGGTCGTCGGTGATCAAGCACGAtctgcagaaacttgcACAGGAGGGCgagtttgtggagctgaagctgaagaagctggcgtCGTGTgaaaacatcaaaattGGAGACGTGGTGACTTTGGCGTCGAACGTTCTGCAACCTgtgaaaaaattcaagTGCGAGCTAAACCTGTTCAACATCGAGCGGCCGCTTCTCGTGGGCACGCCGTTCGtgctgttcaagaacgGGATCTCTGTGCCGTCACGGCtgagcgagatcgagtcgatcgtGACGAAAGACGGCAGGAGCAAGAAACGGCGCCATCTGAGCTCGAACAACAAGGCCGTGGTGGTGGTAGAGCTGCTCGAACGAGAGCTGCCCCTCCTGACAGTCGCACAGCACCACAAGCTGGGCCGCGTGGTGGTCCGTAAAGACGGGCTGAGCATCGGCGCCGGGAAAATCCTCGAGCTGGTGGCATAA
- a CDS encoding brain protein 44: MATAFRRFLNSETGPRTVHFWAPVMKWSLVFAGANDMVRPVEKVSGSQQLALLATGAIWTRWSFVIRPQNMLLASVNFLLGTVAGYQVIRLYNWRRTLGDSPLDSFKYIINGTPEASSTTPV, from the exons ATGGCCACGGCATTCAGAAGATTTCTCAATAGCGAAACGGGACCTAGAACAGTCCATTTTTGG GCTCCCGTCATGAAA TGGAGTTTGGTTTTCGCAGGCGCCAATGACATGGTGAGACCTGTCGAGAAAGTGTCGGGAagccagcagcttgcgCTGTTGGCCACCGGTGCCatttggacgagatggtcGTTTGTGATTCGCCCGCAAAATATGCTGTTGGCATCCGTCAATTTCCTGCTTGGTACCGTCGCGGGATACCAGGTGATCCGACTGTACAACTGGAGAAGAACGCTGGGTGACTCCCCATTGGACTCCTTCAAGTACATCATCAACGGAACGCCCGAGGCCAGCAGCACTACACCAGTGTAA
- a CDS encoding Transcription factor BYE1, with product MSTEIRRSSRKTKGVNSRLEDLDKIGEPTPRPKKRTASSKANGQKKKQLKKAVKVPEKEEVRCLPCGSHDLNYNEDEDERGVMIQCDKCETWQHAKCMLGTDNEDSIPDDYVCNLCDPGNPKYQDLELALSPDDYYKERFPDRIDEIDDQEEEDFEDAGAVYGESDEEYDGNGEKEEEDGDEEEEEEGDDADDPEEPGELEEPEEKVKKPVRRPQKVVRKKVDRNKTRQSVVSQFAKKLQGHIPEDHKLLEQMDVSSAAEEIASGLENALFEAFPPPNKRSESMSPGYLNKSRTLLFNLDKSNLSDKVLSGQYTYEQIVHLTPEEMMRDDYKEFADAVRKQSINQSVITNTLEKVKIKRTHKGEEIVEEDYQFDDIDSRTADESRLNEIEKLQEEKRLQDEENEASASPPPTANLNANIMTTIANDFDDEEQEQDQTGEGPEETFDNDDDFDKILNGTKDVVPTPPESQAVVNDDEEDYDPARNFDVDETLWNGILSFAPVADVQTTIRFHAASTYDSTEDKVAKARKIVGDFVARHNRLDIEGRLDAQKAVGYLWEIINTRDLYLVELVPFASPHLSEFENQQTQTQFRKLWEYFNSRNKYGVIAYKPAYIKDSYLVALDTTRTEQEGLPRYFSHFNMTSLHGARERLFAVFVAKKDLSAAPSGAATANLDQILSGLAA from the coding sequence ATGTCTACCGAGATAAGGCGCTCTTCTCGAAAGACCAAGGGAGTGAATTCCAGacttgaggatcttgacAAGATAGGCGAGCCTACTCCACGTCCAAAGAAACGGACAGCAAGCTCGAAAGCCAATgggcagaaaaagaagcagctcaagaaggCAGTGAAAGTGcccgaaaaagaggaggTGCGCTGTCTGCCGTGCGGGTCCCACGATCTGAATtacaacgaggacgaggacgaacGCGGCGTGATGATCCAATGCGACAAGTGCGAGACGTGGCAGCACGCAAAGTGCATGCTTGGAACAGACAACGAGGACAGTATACCGGATGATTACGTTTGCAACCTCTGCGACCCGGGAAACCCCAAATACCAGGACTTGGAGCTTGCATTGAGCCCTGATGATTACTATAAAGAGCGATTCCCCGACAGAATAGACGAAATTGACGAccaggaggaggaagatttCGAAGACGCGGGTGCTGTTTACGGtgagagcgacgaggagtacgacgGGAACGGcgagaaagaggaggaggacggagacgaggaagaagaagaagaaggcGACGATGCAGACGATCCCGAGGAGCCAGgagagctcgaggagcCGGAAGAGAAGGTCAAGAAGCCCGTGCGGAGACCACAGAAGGTGGTTCGCAAAAAGGTGGACAGAAATAAAACGAGACAGTCTGTGGTGAGCCAATTTGCAAAGAAACTACAAGGCCACATTCCGGAAGACCACAAATTGCTTGAACAAATGGATGTGAGCAGTGCGGCAGAGGAGATTGCCAGCGGGCTGGAGAACGCGCTATTTGAAGCGTTTCCGCCTCCAAACAAGCGTTCCGAATCCATGTCGCCGGGGTACCTCAACAAGTCCAGAACGTTGCTTTTCAATCTCGATAAATCTAACCTGAGTGACAAGGTGTTGTCTGGACAGTACACTTACGAGCAGATTGTGCATCTGACGCCTGAAGAGATGATGCGAGACGATTACAAGGAGTTTGCCGATGCGGTGAGAAAGCAGAGTATCAACCAGTCGGTGATCACAAACACTTTGGAGAAAGTGAAGATCAAGCGGACGCATAAGGGAGAAGAGATTGTCGAGGAAGATTACCAGTTTGACGACATTGACTCGAGAACGGCGGACGAATCTCGTCTGAAcgaaattgaaaaattacaaGAGGAGAAAAGACTACAAGATGAAGAGAACGAGGCGAGTGCCTCGCCTCCTCCTACGGCCAATCTGAATGCCAACATCATGACCACAATTGCTAACGACTTTGACGATGAAGAGCAGGAACAAGACCAGACTGGAGAGGGGCCTGAGGAGACTTTTGACAACGATGACGATTTCGACAAGATTCTGAATGGCACAAAAGATGTGGTTCCTACGCCGCCAGAATCCCAAGCCGTTgtcaacgacgacgaagaggacTACGATCCGGCACGCAACTTTGATGTGGACGAGACATTGTGGAACGGTATCCTGAGCTTTGCTCCTGTCGCCGACGTGCAGACGACCATCAGATTTCACGCCGCTTCGACATATGATAGCACCGAGGACAAAGTTGCCAAGGCGCGCAAAATTGTGGGCGACTTTGTCGCTCGCCATAACCGGCTTGACATCGAGGGACGACTGGACGCTCAGAAAGCGGTTGGCTACCTCTGGGAAATTATAAATACTAGAGACTTGTATTTAGTGGAACTAGTTCCATTTGCATCTCCACACCTCTCGGAATTCGAGAACCAGCAGACACAGACACAGTTCAGAAAACTATGGGAGTACTTCAACTCGCGCAACAAATACGGAGTCATTGCCTACAAGCCCGCATACATCAAGGACAGCTATCTTGTTGCATTGGACACTACAAGAACAGAGCAGGAGGGATTGCCAAGATACTTCAGCCACTTTAACATGACCAGCCTCCACGGCGCCCGCGAGCGTCTGTTTGCCGTGTTTGTGGCAAAAAAAGACCTCTCGGCAGCACCCTCAGGCGCGGCCACAGCCAACCTGGACCAAATCCTGAGCGGATTGGCAGCCTGA